One window from the genome of Nocardioides panaciterrulae encodes:
- a CDS encoding histone-like nucleoid-structuring protein Lsr2 → MAQKVNIVLVDDLDGSEATESVSFGLDGTSYEIDLNDANAARLREAMAEFVGHARKVASGSRRGGGRRAAASASGGPSAKEIRDWARSNGYDVPERGRVSAEVREAYAAAH, encoded by the coding sequence ATGGCGCAGAAGGTCAACATCGTGCTCGTCGACGATCTCGACGGGAGCGAGGCGACGGAGTCGGTCTCCTTCGGTCTCGACGGCACGTCGTACGAGATCGACCTGAACGACGCGAACGCCGCCCGCCTGCGCGAGGCGATGGCGGAGTTCGTCGGCCACGCGCGCAAGGTCGCCAGCGGGTCGCGCCGCGGCGGCGGCCGCCGGGCCGCGGCGTCCGCGTCCGGGGGCCCTAGCGCCAAGGAGATCCGCGACTGGGCGCGCAGCAACGGCTACGACGTGCCCGAGCGCGGCCGCGTCTCGGCCGAGGTGCGCGAGGCCTACGCCGCCGCCCACTGA